The nucleotide sequence TTTATCTCTTAAGGTGTGGCTGTCGCTGGATTGGGTGTGTTCGTTGGGACGTTCACTGTAGGATAGACCGTGCCCACCGTTGCGGTTGGGACTGGGGTGGCGATATTAACCGGGATCTTTAGCACATCACCTGCTGAGATATCATTGGCATTGGCTAAATTGTTTTCTTTGACGATCGCATCTACCGTGCTTCGGAATGTCTGTGCTATTGCGCCTAGCGTATCTCCCAGCTTTACCATATAGGTGATGATCGTGCCTGGGGGGACTAAAGTTGAAACTTCGGTAGGTGTAGGTGCCTGCATGTTGGGGGGCGGTACCAGGATCTTCTGTCCTACAAAAATGACATACCCTGGGGCAGTGATATTCGGATTGAGGATCAGCAAGGTTGGGATATTCGTCCCAAAACGCGTTGCAATGCTATCCAATGTGTCGCCTTGTTGGACCGTATATTCGAATGGTCCAGATGGTGTAGGTGTGATGGTAGGGGTGGCTGTATTAGTTGGCTGTGAAGTTGGTGTGATTGTTGGGGTGTCGGTGGCTGGCATGGGTGTGGCTGTATTGGTCGCCGTGGGAGTATTGGTCAAGGTCGGTGTAGGTGTGGGTCCTCGTAAAGGTGAGTTACCTCCCAACAGCCAGAAGATCAACGCTGCTGCCCCTGCAATGAGTAGGATAGCTGCCCCTATCATGATGGCCATCGGAGTGCCCTGCCGCATTTGCTGCCGTTTGCGGTGTGCCTCGATTACCTTTTGGGGTGAATCTTTTTCACTCATGTATATCTCCTCACAATACTTGGATGCAGGCTTCCCTGATCCATTAACCTCAATGACTATAGACGTTCATTGGCAATTGATGGTTCCAAATGATTCTACCCGATTTTAATGGACTTGTGGCACATTGATACTTTCATCCTCCTATCATACTGGTAAGGTAAAATCATCTTAGAGTGACCCAGGAGGCAGGTATGCACATCCTCATTTTCGGGACAGGTGGGGTAGGGGGGTACTTCGGAGGCCGTCTGGCCCTTGCCGGTGAAAAAGTGACCTTCATCGCCCGCGGTGATCACTTGCGCACCATGCTTGATCACGGTCTCAAGGTTGAAAGCACCCTGGGTAATTTCGTCATTCACCCAATCAATGCAACCGACAACTTGATCGAAGTCGCCGATCCAGATGTTATCTTGCTGTGTGTCAAAGCCTGGCAACTCCCTGGTGCAGCCAAACTCATCTTGCCATTCCTCCAGCGCGATACCTTTATCGTGCCGCTGCAAAATGGGATCGATGCACCTTCCCAATTGGCCGAGATACTTGGTCGTGAGCATGTCCTGGGTGGTTTGTGCGGGATTTTCAGCCATGTAGCAGGTCCAGGTCAGATACACCACACCGGGGGCCACCCCTGGGTCGCCTTCGCCGAGCTGGACAACCACCTGAGTGCCCGTGCACAAGACCTTTTAGAAGTCTTTGAACATGCGGGTGTGGAAGCAGAAATCCCCGCTGATATCCAACTTGCCTTATGGCAAAAATTCCTGTTTATCTCAGCCTTCAGCGGCATCGGTGCGGTTACCAGGGTACCAGTGGGGATCTTTCGTGCTCAACAGGGTACCCGCCAGATGTTTATTGATGCGGTACAGGAATGCTACGCTGTGGCGATCGCTCACGGTATCCCCCTGCCAGCGGATAGTGTTACCAATGTGATTGATTCTCTTGACCGCATCCAGCCCGAGGCTATCTCATCGCTTCAACGCGATATCCTTAATGCCCGCCCATCCGAACTGGAAGCACAAGTCGGTACTGTAGTACGCCTGGCTCAGCACCACAAAATCCCCACCCCGCAATTTTCGCTAATTTATAACAGCCTTTTGCCACAGGAAAAGCTTGCTCGTGGCGACGCCAGCTGACCCCTTAGGCACTGTATCTCACGATGGTGCATCCATAAGCAGGCGTTTGGGGTATTTCAATCTGCCGGTTGGTAAGCAATGCGTCGATCGCTTCGGATACATGGTTACGGGTGGCATTGCGTTGCCTGAAGGTGATGTCATCCCATGCACCCTGATATCGCAGCCTCCCCTCGCCATCGATGATAAAAAAATGAGGTGTGGTCTCTGCCCCATAAAGGTCTGCCACTCTATGGTCCGCATCGACCAAGACACAGGGTATTCGTCTCTCCACAGCAGTCTGGGTGATCAAATCGAGCCCTTCATGAGCATTTGAGGCAATCCACCAGACCACCACCTGGTGGTCCCATTGATTGAGCCTGCTCACCAATTCATAATCCACCCGCCGGCACCAATCGCACTCTGCTGACCAGAAATTCAGCACCACAATATGCCCTTGCATGCCAGCCTTCGAGTATCCATTTCCGGATCCATCACGCAGTTCAAAATCTGAAGTCATTTCTCCAATTGGAATCAAGGGATCCATACCGGGCTATAGCCTCCAATCACGAGCTGTATTGGGTTGCTACCATCCACATTCACCATCCATAGTTCGGGTGGGTTGAATACCCTTGACTCATCAAAGCGTACGTAAGCCAGCCTGGTTCCATCCTGGCTCCATGCAATGTCGTAATGGTTATAATCCGGCTCGTCGCTGATGGCATGGGCATTCGATCCATCCGGGTTCATAATCCATAGCTGTCGCCCCAGCGTCCATTGGGCTGCATCCAGGAATTTTCGGGCAAAGGCGATCATGCTTCCATCCGGTGAATATACACCATCCGTGTCTTCCACGATCACCGACTTGGAGATATCTTCACTAGTGCCGCCCAGCACCTGGTAACTTCGCAGTTGGCTGGTTCCCCGTTCGGTGTTTTCCGGCGCTTGGTAGTAATATACCTCAGGTGCCAGGTAGACATTTCCTGCCGGGCTCCACTCCCCAGGCTGGCCTGTCAGGTTGGAGAGCAAAGTCCTCTTCATGGAGGAAATTTCGATAAATTCATACCCACTGGCAGTGCTATCATAATATGCCAGCCAGCCCGTGGACGACCAGGTTGGTTGCACGGTCTCATGCCCCTCCAGCCCAAGTGCGGAGGGTTCTGCACTTGCCAGGTTGAGCATCCATATCTGGGCTGGACCACTGGCGACAGATGCCTCAGGCTGAATATACTCGTACGCCAGGTATTGTTTGTCTGCCGAGATTACCGGGTACCTGCACTGCGCTTCTCCACAAATCAACACCTGCTGGGGTTGATATGTATCACTGCCTGAGCTCTCAACCTTAGTGCGATCGATTTTGTAGATGTCAGCACCCTCCTGAGCATTACTGGCACTGAAATAGATTAGCAGCCCATCATTACTCAAGCTGAAATCAAGCACCGCCATATCGTGAGTATAGCGGGTAATCTTCCCTGTGGAAGGAGTGAGCGCATAAATATCTGCTGGCTTGTCTGCCGGCCATAAATAAGCCAGCATGGATTCGCCGATCGTAAATGACCAGGTTTTGCCACCCATGGGGAATGTAATCCAGCTGGCGCCCCGGCTGCCCGCCTCCAGTGTCACCGTAACCACCTCACCAGACGGCCAGGCCTGGTCAGGGGTGAAGTTCAGGCTGGTTCCATCCCAGGTATAGCCACCCGAGGTGGCCGGGGAGATTTTCAGGCGCTCAATGACCGATTGATCCACCATCGGTCTTGAAAACACCAAACGGATGCCTGTGGTCGCCGGGGCATTGGCG is from Anaerolineales bacterium and encodes:
- a CDS encoding 2-dehydropantoate 2-reductase — its product is MHILIFGTGGVGGYFGGRLALAGEKVTFIARGDHLRTMLDHGLKVESTLGNFVIHPINATDNLIEVADPDVILLCVKAWQLPGAAKLILPFLQRDTFIVPLQNGIDAPSQLAEILGREHVLGGLCGIFSHVAGPGQIHHTGGHPWVAFAELDNHLSARAQDLLEVFEHAGVEAEIPADIQLALWQKFLFISAFSGIGAVTRVPVGIFRAQQGTRQMFIDAVQECYAVAIAHGIPLPADSVTNVIDSLDRIQPEAISSLQRDILNARPSELEAQVGTVVRLAQHHKIPTPQFSLIYNSLLPQEKLARGDAS